Within the Cyanobacteria bacterium QS_8_64_29 genome, the region CCAGAAGGCCTGGAAGCCGCGAAAGTGGTCGATGCGCAGGATGTCAACGTAGTCCAGAGTGCCCTCAAAGCGCTGCAGCCACCACTCAAAGCCAGTGGCCTCCAGCTGCTCCCAGTTGTAGACGGGGTTGCCCCAAAGCTGGCCGGTGTCGCTGAAATAGTCTGGCGGAACGCCCGCCATTAGGGCGGGCTCGCCGGTCTGCTCGTCCAGGCAGAAAATGTCTTGGTGCGCCCAGACCGCCATGCTATCGTGGGCGACGTAGATGGGAATGTCGCCAAAGATTTGGATGCCGCGATCGTTGGCGTAGCGCTTGAGTGCTTGCCACTGGCGGTAGAACTCAAACTGGACGTATTTGTGGAAAAAGATCTCCTTGCCCAGGCGCCCGCGCCATTCGTCTAGGGCCTGCTGGTCCCGCCGGGCAATGGACCAGGTCCACTGGTGCCAGGGGCGCCCGCCAAAGACATCTTTGAGCGCCATGAATAGGGCAAAGTCGTCGATCCAATAAGCGTGGCGCGCGCAAAAGGCGTCGTAACCTTCCCCCTGGCGGTCGAAATCGGCGCGAAAGTTGGCAAATGCCTGCCGCAGCAGCGGCATTTTGGTTTCTTTGACCCGGTCGTAGTCCACCCGCTCGGCGGGGAACTCGGGGAAATCAGCCAGATCGCGATCGGCGAGCAAGCCCTGCTGGCGCAACTGCTGGGGGCTGATTAAAAGCGGATTGCCCGCCAGCGCCGAGTAAGATAGGTACGGCGAGTTGCCAAAGCCGGTCGGCCCCAGCGGCAGCACCTGCCACAACCGCTGGTAGCTGGCCGCCAAAAAGTCAACGAAGCGATAGGCTTCCGGCCCCAAATCGCCAATGCCGTAGGGGCTGGGCAGGCAGGTGGGATGGAGCAAAATGCCGCTGGCGCGCTCGAGTTGCATGTCGCTCGGGGGCGCTTGACTGTCAGCGGCAGTCTATCAGCTTGGGGGCGCGCGAGCGGGCCTAGGCGGCTGTCTCGTTCTCGGTGGCTTCAACGCCAGCGCGGGTGGCTTCCTCAGCCAAATCGCGGACGTTGGAGACCGAGGCAGCCGCAATTACCAGCGACACGCCGCCAAAGACGACGGCCAGCAAGCTGTTGTTGCCCAACAGGGTCTCCATAATCCAACCCAGCCCCAACGAGGCCAGGATCTGCGGGATAACGATAAAGGCATTGAAAACGCCCATGTAAATGCCGGTGTCTTCCTCGGGCAGCGCGTCCGAGAGGATGGCGTAGGGAACGGCCAGGGCGCTGGCCCAGCTGAGCCCAAAGCAGGCCATCTGGAACAGCAGCAGGTACCGATCGCGCACCACCAGCAGCGAGATCAGGGCCAAGCCGCCGCACAGCAGGCAAAATGCGTGGGCGAACTTGCGGCTGGTCCAGCGGACGAAGCGCGGCAGTACCAGCGAAAAAACAAACGTGACGGCGTTGTAGAGGGCAATGCAAATGCCGGCCCACTCCACGCCCTGGGTGTAGCGCGGCGAGCTCTCCGCGATCGCCCCAAAGATCTGGTGCCCTACAGCCGGCGGAAAGTAAATAACCAAGCAAAAAACGCCAAACCAGGTAAAGAACTGCACCACCGCCAGTTGCCGCATGGTCTCGGGCATGGCCCGAATGGCTTGCCAGATCCCCAGCAGCAGATTGTCCGAGTCCCGCGCGCTGTTGCGGGAGCGGCCGTAAGGTTGGTAGCGCTCGGGCGGGTACTCGGGGGTGGTAACCACCGTCCAGACCACCGCCGCCAAAAAGACCGCGGCCCCGATGTAGAACGCGACTTTGACCGTAACCGGAATCTCGGTCTCGAGATTGACGATGCTTTCGATGCCAATGACCCCGTTGAGCAGCCAGGGGCACAGCGAGGCAGCCACGGCACCCAGGCCAATGAAAAAGCTTTGCATGGCAAAGCCAGAGGTCTTTTGCTCCTCGGGGAGCAGGTCCGAGACAAAGGCACGGAACGGTTCCTGGGAGATGTTGACCGAGGTATCCAGAATCCAGAGCGCCCCGGCTGCCATCCACAGGCTGGAGGCGTTGGGCATTAGCACCAGCGCCAGCGAGGCCAAGATCGCGCCCACCAAAAAGTAGGGCCGCCGCCGCCCCAGCGGGCCCCAGGTGCGATCGCTCATGTAGCCAATGATGGGTTGCACGATCAGCCCTGTTAGGGGCGCTGCCAACCACAGGATGGGGATTTGTTCGGGATTGGCCCCCAGATACTCGTAAATGGCGCTGGTATTGGCAATTTGCAGCGTCCAGCCAAACTGGATGCCAAAAAAGCCAAAGCTCATGTTCCAGAGCTGCCAGAAGCTGTAAGCTGCAGCCTTGGGGCGCGTTTGTGCCGCTTGCTGCGTCTCAGCTTGCATGGCCAAACGGTTGCTAGTTGCGCGCTAACGAGCACCGCCTTCACTGATTTAGGTTGCCACCGTGCGCTGGCCAGTGACAATACGCCCAAAACGGTGGCACTGGACGCGATCGCGGCTTGCGCCTAGTTTTGAATCGGCGCCCGCTCGCCTTCGGCGAGGGTCGCTTCCACTGTCGGTTGCGGGCTGCCGGCATCGTCGACGCCTTGCACGAACAGCGCTGCGACGATCAGCGAGGCACCGCCCAGCGCCAGCGCCAGCAGGGCGTTGTTGTCCAGCAAGTGGGTCATGACCCAGCCCAAGCCCAGCGAGGCCACGATTTGGGGCAGCACGATGAAGGCGTTGAACAGCCCCATGTAGACCCCGGTCTGGCGCACCGGCAAGATGTCGGAGAGGATGGCGTAGGGCACCGCCAGCGTGCTCGCCCAGGCAATGCCAAAGCACGCCATGGGCAAAAACAGCACGTACTGGTCTCGCACCCCCAACAGCGCGATCAGGCCCAAGCCACCGCAGATCAGGCAGCAGGTATGCACGAACTTGCGGCTGGTGAGGGCAGCCAGCTTGGCAACGAACAGCGAAAAAACAAAGCAGACGCCGTTATAGAGGGCAATGCAGATGCCCGCCCACTCGATGCCTTGGGTATACAGCAGCGAACTCTCATCCGTTGCCCCAAAGATGCGATGCCCCACCGCAGGCGGGAAGTACAAAAACACGCAAAAAATGCCCAGCCAGCTAAAGAACTGCACCCAAGCCAGCTGCCGCATGGTCTCGGGCATGGTACGAACGGCCTCGGCAATGCCGCGCAGCCCCCCCACCAGAGCGCCTGCCAGGCCGCCCGAGCGCGCGTGCTGCTGCTCGCGCAACTCTGCTTCGGTGGGCGGGTACTCGCCCGTAGTCACCACTGTCCAGAGCACGGTACCCAAAAAGGCAGCCGCGCCGATGTAGTAGGAGAACTTCACCGTCAGCGGAACGGGCCCCTCAACGCTGGTGTTGAGCACGCCGAATGCGTGCGAGAGCACCCAAGGACAAAGCGAGGCAGCCACAGCCCCCAGGCCAATGAAAAAGCTCTGCATGGCAAAGCCGCGCGTGTGCTGCTGCTCGGGCAGCACGTCCGAGACAAAGGCCCGAAAGGGCTCCATGCTGATGTTGACCGAGGTATCCAGGATCCAGAGCAAGCCGGCCGCCATCCACAGGCTGGAGGCATTGGGCATTAGCACCAGCGCCAGCGAGGCCAAGATTGCGCCTACCAAAAAATAGGGCCGCCGCCGCCCCAACGGGCCCCAGGTGCGATCGCTCATGTAGCCGACGATGGGTTGGGCGATCAGTCCGCTGACTGGGGCCGCCAGCCACAGGATGGGGATTTGCTCGGGATTGGCCCCTAAGTACTCGTAGATGGCGCTGGTGTTGGCAGCCTGCAGCGTCCAGCCCACCTGAATGCCAAAAAAGCCAAAGCTCATGTTCCAGAGCTGGCCGAAGTTAAGGAGGGCTTTCTCGCCCGAGGGGTGGTTGGCGCTCTCATCCATAGCGGCTCTGCGGCGGCCCTAGCTCAGGCAATGTCGCAAAACTCCGATTTGAGCTCGCGCGCCATCAAGTTCTCCACGGCCGCTTGCGGTGCCGTTCGGCCGGCGGTTAGCGCTTCCACTTCTTGGGCAATGGGGGCCGCGATCGCCTGGCGTTGCGCCAGGGCGACTAGCACTTGCGTCGTATTGATGCCCTCAGCCGTTCCCTCCAGGGCTGCCAGGATGCGATCGAGCAGCTGCCCCTGCGCCAGCCCATAACCGACACGGTAGTTGCGCGAGAGCGGACTCTCGCAGGTGGCCAGCAGGTCGCCGAGGCCCGAGAGGCCAAAGAAAGCCTCGGTTGAGGCCCCTAGCGCTGTCCCAATGCGCGTCATCTCCGGCAGGGCGCGAGTGAGCAGGGCAGCTTTGGCATTAGCCCCCAGCTGCAAGCCATCGCAAACGCCCGCCGCGATCGCGATGACGTTTTTGAGCGTGCCGCCCAGTTCAGTGCCCAGCGGATCGGCGTTGGCATAGACGCGAAAGCGCCGGGAGGCCAGCAGCTGCTGCGTTAGGCCGGCGGCTGCTGGCGAGCGGCTGGCAGCCACCGTTGCTGCCGGTCGTCCCTGCTGGATCTCGCCGGCGAGGTTGGGGCCCGATAGCACCACAATGGGGTGTTGGGGGAAGGCCGCCTGCCACAGCTGGGACGGTGTCCGGGCGCTGGCCGCATCCAACCCCTTGGTGGCCGTGATGATGGGGACTCGCGGTGGCGGTGCGGCGGCTTGCAGCCGCTCGATGGTGGGGATTACCCCCGGCATCGACACCGCCGACAGCACGATGTCTGCCTCTGCCAGTACGGCATCCAGGGGGGCGCTACCGCGGCGCGACCAACAGCGCACGGTGTGCCCGTTGCGGCGCGCCAAGGCTGCTAGGGTAGAGCCCCATGCCCCCGAGCCGATCGCGGCCAATACGGACAGCTTGCCCGCGCTCGCCGGGGCAGTCGTGAAATCACTAGGCTCGGGCATAAGGCAACAATCGAGCGCGCTGTCAGCCGCAGGCAGCCAGCTTTGCTGCTGCGCCGTTGGGCGCGCTGGCCCCTACCATAACCCATTTCCAGCTATCGCAATCCGCCGCCCATGGCCGCCGAGCGCAATCCCACTCCCACGGTCGATACCATCATCGAGCTGCTAGATCGCGCGCATCGGCCCATCGTTCTGGTCGAGCGCCGCAACCCGCCCCAGGGGTGGGCCCTACCGGGCGGTTTTATCGATCGCGGCGAGTCGGCCGAGGCAGCCGCCTGGCGCGAAGCCTACGAGGAAACCGGCTTGCGCATCGAGCTGCTGGGGCAGCTCGGGGTTTATTCGCACCCCGAGCGCGATCCGCGCCGGCATACCCTGAGCGTGGTTTTTATAGCCACTGCCCGCGGCACCCCCCAAGCCGCCGATGATGCCCGGCGCACCCAGGCATTTGCACCGTGGGAGCTGCCCGCCCGGCTGTGCTTCGACCACGACCGCATCCTGCACCACTACTGGCACTACCGCCACTACGGCATTCGGCCGCTGCTGACCGGCTCGCCCTAGCGCGGGCAGGGGGGACAAGCAGGTTAAAAAGTATTGCAATTTTGACGTCATACTGGCAAGCTGGCTTGACGGCCTAGCAAGGCCTAGCTAACTTAGGAGCGTACCCGGGGAATCCCCCAATGAGTGAGATGCCGGACAAGCAGAAAGTCACTTTATACCTGCCGCCGGGGCTGCACCGCCAGCTCAAGATCCGGGCGGCCGTCGAGGCAGAGTCCATGTCGGCCATGGTCGAGCGCGCGATTGCCTTCTACCTCAACCACCCCGACTGGGTCGAGGAGCAGGCAGCCACCCAGGACAATACCTACCAGGTCCACGATTGCCCCGAGTGCAACAACTCGCTCGTTATCAAAGAGGGCGAGGCAATCTCGCTCAAGCACCAACCCACGGTCGTCTCGGACAGCCTGGCCGCCGACAGCGTCCCCAAGGCCGTTGCGTCGCACTCCGACTCGCCCGGCGAAGGGGAGCACGAGGAACTGGTGCCCTGCTGAGCCGTACCACCCTGCACAGCCCGATCCGCCATGCTCGAGGAACTGCAAAACCTCATCCAAGCCCAATACCCGCTCATCTACCTCGTTACGCCCGAGGAAGAGCGGGCCGAGCAGGCGATCGAGGCTATTGCTGACGGCGACGCGCAGCAGCGGCGCATCTACGTTTGGACGGTGACCCGCGGCATGATCGAGCGCGGCCAACAGCGCAGCGCCAGCCAGCACAACACGGTCTCGCCCGAGGCAGCCATCGAGTGGACCGTACGGCAGCAGGAAGCGGGGATCTACATCTTTAAGGACCTGCATCCGTTCATTGATTCGCCGGCCACCACCCGCTGGCTGCGCGACGCCATCGCCAGCTTCAAAGGGACGAACAAATGCATCGTGCTGATGTCGCCGGTGCAGCAAATCCCGGTGGAGCTGGAAAAAGAAGCGGTCGTGCTCGACTACCCGCTGCCCAATCTGAGCGAGCTCAATCAGGTTCTGTCGCGCCAGCTCGAGGCCACCCAGTCGCCCTCGCCCAGCACGGAAGTGCGCGAGAAGCTGCTCAAAGCAGCCCTGGGCCTCACCCTAGATGAGGCAGAGAAAGTGTTCCGCAAGGCCTACGTGCAAGCGGGCCAGTTCACCGCCGACGAGGTCGATGTCATCCACTCGGAGAAGAAGCAGCTCATCCGCCGCAGCGGCATTCTGGAGTACATCGAAGAAGACAACAGTATTGACGCGGTTGGCGGCATTGAGGAGCTCAAGCGCTGGTTGCAGCAGCGCGCCGATGCCTTTAGCGAGCGCGCCCGCGAGTACGGCCTGCCGCAGCCCCAAGGCATGCTGATTCTGGGCGTGCCCGGATGCGGCAAGTCGCTCATTGCCAAAACCACCGCTCGCCTCTGGGGGCTGCCGCTGCTGCGCATGGACATGGGCCGCGTCTACGATGGCTCCATGGTGGGGCGCTCGGAGGCCAACCTGCGCAATGCTCTGCGCACGGCCGAATCGCTCTCGCCGGTGGTGCTGTTTATCGACGAGCTGGACAAGGCCTTTTCCGGCGGATCCGGCTCGGCCGACTCCGATGGCGGAACCTCCGGCCGGATTTTTGGCTCGTTTTTGACCTGGATGCAGGAGAAAACCTCGCCGGTATTCGTGATGGCCACGGCCAATCGGGTCGAGCGCTTGCCGGGCGAGTTCCTGCGCAAGGGTCGCTTTGACGAGATCTTCTTTGTGGATCTGCCCGGCGCCGAAGAGCGCCAGCAGATCCTGCGCATTCACTTGCAGAAACGCCGCTCCGACATCTCGCGCTTCGATCTGGAGCAGCTGGCCAACGTTTCTGAAGGCTTTTCCGGGGCAGAGCTCGAACAGGTGATCGTGGCTGCCATGTACGAAGCGTTCGCCCAAGACCGGGAGTTTACGCAGCTGGATGTCATCGCTGCAATCAAGTCCACGCTGCCGCTCTCGCAAACCATGACCGAGCAGGTAACGGCGTTGCGAGAGTGGGCGCGCCAGCGCGCCCGGCCTGCCTCGGCCTCCGTCGCCGAATACCAGCGACTGGAGTTCTAACAAGCTTTCTCCTGCCCTATCAGGAGAAACGGCTAGCCTCAACTAGCCGACCCAACCCAACCCCGTTTTGCAAGCAACGGATAGGAGGAAAACCAGTGTCGCATTTTAGTACGCTGCGAACCAAAATCACCGATGCCGAGACCCTGAAGGCCTCCCTGCAGGATCTGGGCATGACCGTTAAAGACAATGCGGACGTGCGCGGCTACAACGGCCAGCGCGTTCGCGCCGATGTCGTCGCCGAGCTGGAAGGCGAGTACGATCTGGGCTGGTCGCAAAACAGCGACGGTACCTACGATCTGATCGCCGACCTGTGGGGCGTTGCCAAAAAGCACAACCAGACTGAGCTCATCAACGCCATCAACCAGAAGTACGCC harbors:
- the malQ gene encoding 4-alpha-glucanotransferase yields the protein MQLERASGILLHPTCLPSPYGIGDLGPEAYRFVDFLAASYQRLWQVLPLGPTGFGNSPYLSYSALAGNPLLISPQQLRQQGLLADRDLADFPEFPAERVDYDRVKETKMPLLRQAFANFRADFDRQGEGYDAFCARHAYWIDDFALFMALKDVFGGRPWHQWTWSIARRDQQALDEWRGRLGKEIFFHKYVQFEFYRQWQALKRYANDRGIQIFGDIPIYVAHDSMAVWAHQDIFCLDEQTGEPALMAGVPPDYFSDTGQLWGNPVYNWEQLEATGFEWWLQRFEGTLDYVDILRIDHFRGFQAFWAVDRGEPDARNGRWIEAPGDKFFQLLGERLGQLPIVAEDLGIITPEVEALRDKYDFPGMKVLHFAFDSGPGNPYLPFNYTNRNCIAYTGTHDNDTTVGWFDKRSPEAQQRVRDYLGCIEPNGIHWSLIRLAMASVANQAIIPLQDVLGLGSEARMNTPNQIEGSWRWRYRSEALTEELQQRLGKLTELYGRAKR
- a CDS encoding MFS transporter; translated protein: MSFGFFGIQFGWTLQIANTSAIYEYLGANPEQIPILWLAAPLTGLIVQPIIGYMSDRTWGPLGRRRPYFLVGAILASLALVLMPNASSLWMAAGALWILDTSVNISQEPFRAFVSDLLPEEQKTSGFAMQSFFIGLGAVAASLCPWLLNGVIGIESIVNLETEIPVTVKVAFYIGAAVFLAAVVWTVVTTPEYPPERYQPYGRSRNSARDSDNLLLGIWQAIRAMPETMRQLAVVQFFTWFGVFCLVIYFPPAVGHQIFGAIAESSPRYTQGVEWAGICIALYNAVTFVFSLVLPRFVRWTSRKFAHAFCLLCGGLALISLLVVRDRYLLLFQMACFGLSWASALAVPYAILSDALPEEDTGIYMGVFNAFIVIPQILASLGLGWIMETLLGNNSLLAVVFGGVSLVIAAASVSNVRDLAEEATRAGVEATENETAA
- a CDS encoding MFS transporter; translated protein: MSFGFFGIQVGWTLQAANTSAIYEYLGANPEQIPILWLAAPVSGLIAQPIVGYMSDRTWGPLGRRRPYFLVGAILASLALVLMPNASSLWMAAGLLWILDTSVNISMEPFRAFVSDVLPEQQHTRGFAMQSFFIGLGAVAASLCPWVLSHAFGVLNTSVEGPVPLTVKFSYYIGAAAFLGTVLWTVVTTGEYPPTEAELREQQHARSGGLAGALVGGLRGIAEAVRTMPETMRQLAWVQFFSWLGIFCVFLYFPPAVGHRIFGATDESSLLYTQGIEWAGICIALYNGVCFVFSLFVAKLAALTSRKFVHTCCLICGGLGLIALLGVRDQYVLFLPMACFGIAWASTLAVPYAILSDILPVRQTGVYMGLFNAFIVLPQIVASLGLGWVMTHLLDNNALLALALGGASLIVAALFVQGVDDAGSPQPTVEATLAEGERAPIQN
- a CDS encoding NAD(P)H-dependent glycerol-3-phosphate dehydrogenase; protein product: MPEPSDFTTAPASAGKLSVLAAIGSGAWGSTLAALARRNGHTVRCWSRRGSAPLDAVLAEADIVLSAVSMPGVIPTIERLQAAAPPPRVPIITATKGLDAASARTPSQLWQAAFPQHPIVVLSGPNLAGEIQQGRPAATVAASRSPAAAGLTQQLLASRRFRVYANADPLGTELGGTLKNVIAIAAGVCDGLQLGANAKAALLTRALPEMTRIGTALGASTEAFFGLSGLGDLLATCESPLSRNYRVGYGLAQGQLLDRILAALEGTAEGINTTQVLVALAQRQAIAAPIAQEVEALTAGRTAPQAAVENLMARELKSEFCDIA
- a CDS encoding NUDIX hydrolase, with amino-acid sequence MAAERNPTPTVDTIIELLDRAHRPIVLVERRNPPQGWALPGGFIDRGESAEAAAWREAYEETGLRIELLGQLGVYSHPERDPRRHTLSVVFIATARGTPQAADDARRTQAFAPWELPARLCFDHDRILHHYWHYRHYGIRPLLTGSP
- a CDS encoding AAA family ATPase, whose translation is MLEELQNLIQAQYPLIYLVTPEEERAEQAIEAIADGDAQQRRIYVWTVTRGMIERGQQRSASQHNTVSPEAAIEWTVRQQEAGIYIFKDLHPFIDSPATTRWLRDAIASFKGTNKCIVLMSPVQQIPVELEKEAVVLDYPLPNLSELNQVLSRQLEATQSPSPSTEVREKLLKAALGLTLDEAEKVFRKAYVQAGQFTADEVDVIHSEKKQLIRRSGILEYIEEDNSIDAVGGIEELKRWLQQRADAFSERAREYGLPQPQGMLILGVPGCGKSLIAKTTARLWGLPLLRMDMGRVYDGSMVGRSEANLRNALRTAESLSPVVLFIDELDKAFSGGSGSADSDGGTSGRIFGSFLTWMQEKTSPVFVMATANRVERLPGEFLRKGRFDEIFFVDLPGAEERQQILRIHLQKRRSDISRFDLEQLANVSEGFSGAELEQVIVAAMYEAFAQDREFTQLDVIAAIKSTLPLSQTMTEQVTALREWARQRARPASASVAEYQRLEF